In Deltaproteobacteria bacterium, a single genomic region encodes these proteins:
- the glgC gene encoding glucose-1-phosphate adenylyltransferase, producing the protein MAGGKGSRLFPLTVDRAKPAVPFGGKYRIIDFTLSNCINSGIKRAFVLTQYKSYSLERHIRLGWGFLSNELHEFIVPIPPQQRVDATWYKGTADAIYQNFYSIKQENPKYLLVLSGDHVYKMDYADLLREHIAKKADATVAALEIDKYEAREFGVLQVDADHRIIGFQEKPADPIPLPTDPDVCLISLGVYVFSLPPLMKELEEDAGRKDSSHDFGKNIIPKMTRERNVYAYPFRNKKKNRPGYWRDVGTLDAYWEANMDLVSVSPVFNLYDSDWPIRTFPGVEPPAKFVFAQEYSGGRMGVALDSIVCGGSIISGGKVRNSVIGANVRVNSFCNISQSVLMDNVELGRHSQIKKAIIEKGVKVPPNSIIGFHPEEDAKHYHVTESGIAVITQSDHIV; encoded by the coding sequence ATGGCCGGCGGGAAGGGGAGCCGCCTCTTCCCGTTGACCGTAGACCGGGCCAAGCCGGCCGTTCCTTTCGGCGGGAAATACAGGATAATCGATTTTACACTCAGTAATTGTATCAACTCCGGGATCAAAAGGGCCTTCGTTCTGACCCAATACAAGTCTTATTCCCTGGAACGGCATATCCGGCTTGGCTGGGGATTTCTCAGCAATGAGCTGCACGAATTCATCGTTCCGATCCCGCCGCAGCAGCGTGTCGATGCGACCTGGTACAAGGGGACGGCTGATGCCATTTATCAGAACTTCTATTCCATCAAACAGGAAAATCCGAAGTATCTTCTGGTTCTGTCCGGGGACCACGTCTACAAAATGGATTACGCCGATCTGCTGCGTGAACACATCGCAAAAAAAGCCGATGCCACCGTGGCGGCCCTGGAGATCGACAAGTATGAGGCCCGGGAATTCGGGGTCCTCCAGGTGGATGCTGATCATCGGATCATCGGGTTCCAGGAGAAACCGGCAGATCCGATCCCCCTTCCGACGGATCCCGATGTTTGTCTCATTTCTCTCGGGGTTTATGTTTTCAGTCTTCCTCCGTTGATGAAGGAGCTGGAGGAGGATGCCGGCAGGAAAGATTCTTCTCATGATTTCGGAAAGAATATCATTCCCAAGATGACACGTGAGCGGAATGTCTATGCCTACCCCTTCCGGAATAAAAAGAAAAACCGACCCGGATACTGGAGAGACGTAGGGACGCTTGATGCTTACTGGGAAGCGAACATGGACCTTGTTTCCGTCAGCCCCGTCTTCAATCTTTATGATTCGGACTGGCCGATCCGGACCTTCCCCGGGGTGGAACCGCCGGCCAAGTTCGTTTTCGCCCAGGAGTATTCCGGCGGACGGATGGGGGTTGCGCTCGATTCCATCGTTTGTGGCGGTTCCATCATCAGCGGCGGAAAGGTCCGGAATTCAGTCATCGGCGCCAATGTGCGGGTGAACAGTTTCTGTAATATCAGTCAGTCCGTTTTGATGGACAATGTGGAATTAGGACGGCATTCGCAGATCAAAAAGGCGATCATCGAAAAAGGAGTGAAGGTTCCTCCCAATTCGATCATCGGTTTTCATCCGGAAGAGGATGCCAAACATTATCATGTTACGGAATCGGGGATTGCCGTCATCACGCAGTCGGATCATATTGTTTAA
- the glnD gene encoding [protein-PII] uridylyltransferase, which yields MTGGAENPVEKFRADYLASLREKIIRADLSLSKMKDRQAFVLFMKEAHRKGREEIRKLHLDGAGGAEVVYRITAWTDAVLILLFDFAHTLTDRKSGEVSCALLAIGGYGRGELNPYSDLDVMFLTRGGIDPVSRNLSENSLYLMWDLNLDIGHGIRSISDCVSLAASDIKAKTSLMESRFLAGDRNCFEDFLSASCTRILPRNAAAYLRTKIGDVHDRHKKFGGSLYMKEPHVKEGVGGLRDIHTAFWVAKVKYGVNSLEELQERGVVSGKEEEILRHAKEFLWKVRNHLHYVSGRRNDLLSMEMQEEVATFLKYRDFKHTLAVERCMRGYYLHTRNIHYLTSLLVNRCAASLQRKWFGGFSWKRKKVGSGFAIVGRQLCVPEGRENFFREDPARIMEIFALSQRYRVSLADATREKILSSLGLVNHEFRNSDRVTTLFLQILGHGEKIVATLRRMHELRFLGKYLPEFGALTALVQHEIYHAYTVDEHTLMALDYLERLRGSPYPDERFYASLFSEVGNPALLFLSLLLHDIGKAMGAGHVHRGGKAVPAIMHRMGLSREDARTVEFLVRNHLVMAHLSQRRDLHDLKLIAQLARVVGNRERLCMLTLMTYCDSRGVGPDLWNPWKDSLLRELFSRTRDFLQSDAGQSMMEISAVSLKKIRERILKEGKDLYGEEETERILNSFSPAYLLSTPQRLVMKHLSMIRTVEKEGLVVDWEHVPEKGFTELNICTYDSDTPGLFSRIAGILASKGINILGARIGTTRWGVVIDCVHIAPPQESMREDPNYRQEIRDAVRAVVQKTRRVEEMLVEHYPPSYLRKKTKRRIPPRVRFDNEVSEEYTVIDVYAEDRIGLLYRMTAALADVGVHIHSAKVTTEMDRAIDAFYVTDIFGDRITDEEKLAGIREHLLDSLAQGRETHSAEA from the coding sequence TTGACGGGTGGCGCGGAGAACCCGGTGGAGAAGTTCCGGGCGGATTATCTTGCATCCCTTCGGGAGAAGATCATTCGAGCAGATCTCTCTCTTTCAAAGATGAAGGACCGGCAGGCCTTTGTTTTGTTCATGAAGGAGGCCCATCGGAAGGGGCGGGAAGAGATCCGGAAACTCCATCTGGACGGTGCCGGAGGGGCCGAGGTGGTATACCGGATTACGGCATGGACCGACGCTGTTCTGATTCTTCTTTTTGACTTTGCCCACACCCTGACCGACCGGAAATCGGGAGAGGTTTCCTGTGCTCTGCTGGCGATCGGCGGCTACGGGCGGGGAGAGTTGAATCCCTATTCCGATCTTGATGTCATGTTTCTGACCCGCGGTGGAATTGATCCGGTAAGCCGGAATCTGTCGGAGAACAGTCTCTATCTCATGTGGGACTTGAACCTCGATATCGGTCACGGGATCCGGAGTATTTCCGACTGCGTCTCCCTGGCCGCCTCCGACATCAAGGCCAAGACTTCCCTGATGGAGTCCCGTTTTCTTGCCGGCGACCGTAACTGTTTTGAAGATTTTCTTTCCGCCTCATGCACCCGGATCCTTCCCCGTAATGCGGCGGCCTATCTGCGGACGAAGATCGGCGATGTTCATGATCGGCACAAGAAGTTCGGCGGTTCCCTTTATATGAAAGAGCCCCATGTCAAGGAAGGGGTTGGGGGGCTGCGGGATATTCACACTGCCTTCTGGGTTGCCAAGGTCAAGTATGGAGTGAATTCACTGGAAGAGTTGCAGGAACGAGGAGTGGTCTCCGGAAAAGAAGAGGAGATTCTCCGTCATGCCAAGGAATTTCTCTGGAAGGTGCGGAACCACCTGCACTATGTGAGCGGTCGTCGTAACGATCTGCTTTCGATGGAGATGCAAGAGGAGGTTGCCACCTTTCTCAAATACCGCGACTTTAAACATACATTGGCCGTGGAACGGTGCATGCGGGGCTACTATCTGCACACCCGGAATATCCATTACCTGACCTCTCTATTGGTGAACCGCTGCGCGGCCTCGCTGCAGCGGAAATGGTTCGGTGGTTTTTCCTGGAAGAGGAAGAAGGTCGGTTCGGGGTTTGCAATCGTCGGCCGGCAACTCTGTGTTCCGGAGGGACGGGAGAACTTCTTCCGGGAAGATCCGGCCCGGATCATGGAGATTTTTGCCCTGTCGCAGCGCTACCGGGTCTCTCTTGCCGATGCCACCCGCGAGAAGATCCTTTCCTCCCTGGGACTGGTGAACCATGAATTCCGGAATTCCGACCGAGTGACGACACTCTTTCTGCAGATCCTCGGTCATGGAGAGAAGATTGTTGCAACCCTCCGGCGGATGCATGAGCTGCGTTTTTTAGGCAAGTACCTCCCCGAGTTCGGTGCCCTGACGGCCCTGGTGCAGCATGAAATTTACCATGCCTATACGGTGGATGAGCACACCCTGATGGCCCTCGATTATCTGGAACGATTGCGCGGCAGTCCCTATCCGGACGAACGGTTCTATGCCTCCCTCTTCAGCGAAGTGGGAAACCCGGCGCTCCTCTTTCTCTCGCTTCTGCTGCATGATATCGGCAAGGCCATGGGCGCGGGGCATGTTCACCGCGGGGGGAAGGCGGTCCCCGCAATCATGCATCGTATGGGGCTCTCCCGGGAGGATGCGCGGACCGTGGAATTCCTTGTTCGCAATCACCTGGTGATGGCCCACCTCTCACAGCGGAGAGATCTCCACGACCTCAAGTTGATTGCCCAGTTGGCCCGTGTTGTGGGCAACAGGGAACGCCTTTGCATGCTGACCCTGATGACCTATTGCGACAGCCGGGGGGTGGGGCCGGACCTCTGGAATCCCTGGAAAGATTCGCTTCTCCGGGAGCTTTTTTCCCGTACCCGGGATTTCCTCCAGTCCGATGCCGGACAGTCTATGATGGAGATTTCGGCCGTTTCTCTGAAAAAGATCCGGGAGCGGATCCTCAAAGAGGGTAAGGATCTCTATGGCGAAGAAGAAACCGAACGAATTCTCAACAGCTTTTCTCCGGCCTATCTCCTTTCCACGCCGCAGCGGTTGGTCATGAAACATCTCTCCATGATCCGGACCGTTGAAAAAGAGGGGCTGGTGGTCGATTGGGAACATGTTCCGGAAAAGGGATTTACGGAATTGAATATCTGTACCTATGATTCCGACACTCCCGGTCTTTTTTCCCGGATAGCAGGGATACTGGCCTCGAAAGGGATCAATATCTTAGGTGCTCGCATCGGGACCACCCGTTGGGGGGTAGTGATCGATTGTGTTCACATTGCCCCGCCTCAGGAATCGATGCGGGAAGATCCGAACTATCGTCAGGAGATCCGGGATGCCGTTCGGGCTGTGGTGCAAAAGACCCGGCGGGTTGAAGAGATGCTGGTGGAACATTATCCGCCTTCCTATCTGAGGAAAAAAACAAAGCGGAGAATTCCGCCCCGGGTCCGGTTCGACAATGAAGTCTCTGAAGAGTATACGGTCATCGATGTCTATGCGGAAGACCGGATCGGGCTTCTTTATCGGATGACGGCTGCATTGGCTGATGTCGGGGTTCACATCCATTCCGCCAAGGTTACGACTGAAATGGACCGGGCCATCGATGCTTTTTATGTGACCGACATTTTTGGAGACCGGATCACCGATGAGGAGAAGCTTGCCGGGATTCGGGAACATCTTCTGGACTCCCTGGCGCAGGGCCGGGAAACGCATTCCGCAGAAGCGTAG
- a CDS encoding deoxyhypusine synthase — MSEEQNPYLSGRPIAPDGIDGSETVADLVDRTFLAYNAGRLREACRLLNEKILADDVTVGLSLSGALTPAGLGRSCIIPWIEMGFVDWIVSTGANLYHDTHFGIGLDLHRGTPFVDDTRLREKEVVRIYDILFSFDVLLRTDKFFYEILSLPEFQKEMGTAELHYLIGKYVSERERALGLGTVSLLSAAYQQGVPVFTSSPGDSSIGMNIAALNMKGIGPRIDSSLDVNETTAIIYHAKKTGLKNGLVMMGGGSPKNFVLQTEPQIQEIFGLQESGHDYFLQVTDARPDTGGLSGATPSEAVSWGKVDPDRLPDSVVAYLDTTVALPILTAYVHARHEKRSFRRLYDRREEMLAYLKKDLPEKFQSQLY, encoded by the coding sequence ATGTCTGAGGAGCAAAATCCGTATCTTTCAGGCCGCCCCATTGCACCGGACGGGATCGACGGATCGGAAACCGTTGCCGATCTCGTAGACCGAACCTTTCTGGCCTACAATGCAGGACGTCTCCGGGAGGCCTGCCGTCTTTTGAACGAAAAGATCCTGGCCGATGATGTCACGGTCGGTTTGAGCCTTTCCGGGGCGCTGACGCCGGCCGGGCTGGGGCGCTCCTGCATCATCCCCTGGATCGAGATGGGCTTTGTCGACTGGATCGTCTCTACCGGAGCGAACCTGTATCACGATACCCACTTCGGGATCGGTCTCGATCTGCACCGGGGAACGCCTTTCGTTGATGATACACGTCTCCGGGAAAAGGAGGTCGTCCGGATTTACGACATCCTCTTCTCTTTCGACGTACTCCTGCGGACGGACAAGTTTTTCTACGAAATCCTCTCCCTTCCTGAATTCCAGAAGGAGATGGGCACGGCGGAACTTCACTACCTGATCGGGAAATATGTCTCCGAGCGGGAGCGGGCACTCGGTCTCGGCACGGTGAGTCTTCTTTCGGCGGCCTATCAGCAGGGGGTCCCCGTTTTCACCTCCTCGCCGGGGGACTCCTCCATCGGGATGAACATCGCCGCCCTCAACATGAAGGGGATCGGTCCGAGGATCGATTCCTCCCTGGATGTGAACGAGACGACGGCCATCATCTATCATGCCAAGAAGACCGGCCTCAAAAATGGGCTGGTGATGATGGGGGGCGGATCCCCGAAGAACTTCGTGTTGCAGACGGAGCCGCAGATTCAGGAGATCTTCGGGCTTCAGGAATCCGGTCACGACTACTTCCTGCAGGTGACCGATGCGCGTCCCGATACGGGGGGGCTCTCCGGCGCCACCCCTTCCGAGGCGGTCTCCTGGGGCAAGGTTGATCCCGACCGGCTTCCCGATTCGGTCGTAGCCTATCTCGATACGACCGTTGCCCTTCCGATTCTGACCGCCTATGTCCATGCCCGTCATGAAAAGAGGTCCTTCCGGCGTCTCTATGACCGGCGGGAGGAGATGCTTGCCTACCTCAAAAAGGATCTGCCGGAGAAGTTCCAGTCCCAGCTGTATTGA
- a CDS encoding DUF2062 domain-containing protein produces the protein MTFARSLRYLYLHFVRYRREPAELARGMAIGVFVGFTPLLGFHMVLAVTLSMFFEGNKIMAALATWIGNPLTLPFIFPLEYLVGHWLLGGGALNLRGLSRTPSAILHTSWNLLLPLSVGSLVLGSAAAVVAYFLTAPLFRFLQERHKRRRRTT, from the coding sequence GTGACGTTTGCAAGGAGCCTTCGTTATCTTTACCTCCACTTTGTCCGATATCGCCGTGAACCGGCGGAACTTGCACGGGGAATGGCCATCGGTGTTTTTGTCGGGTTTACTCCGCTCCTTGGGTTTCATATGGTTCTCGCCGTCACCTTGTCCATGTTTTTTGAAGGGAACAAGATCATGGCTGCATTGGCGACCTGGATCGGCAACCCGCTCACCCTTCCCTTTATCTTCCCGTTGGAATATCTGGTCGGCCATTGGCTTTTAGGGGGGGGGGCGCTCAATCTGCGGGGGCTTTCCAGGACCCCTTCCGCGATCCTGCATACGAGTTGGAACCTCCTGCTTCCTCTGAGTGTCGGCAGCCTGGTCCTGGGAAGTGCGGCGGCGGTTGTGGCCTATTTCCTGACGGCGCCTCTCTTCCGTTTTCTGCAGGAGCGGCATAAGAGAAGACGGAGGACGACATGA
- a CDS encoding response regulator: protein MKPQKAREKGRLTILIVDDDEEMGRLIKKVLDREDYHVKVAENATAGLILLQECPFDLVISDFRMPGMSGIELIREARKISPHTQLILITAFGDVQTYLDAMGAGAFEYINKPIKMNDLKAVIRKASDALYPGQGSVFQEGSTP, encoded by the coding sequence ATGAAGCCGCAGAAAGCAAGGGAAAAAGGTCGTTTGACCATTCTGATCGTCGATGACGATGAGGAGATGGGACGTCTCATCAAGAAAGTACTGGACCGAGAGGATTACCATGTGAAAGTAGCCGAAAACGCAACCGCCGGGTTGATCCTTCTGCAGGAGTGCCCTTTTGACCTGGTCATCAGTGATTTTCGAATGCCGGGAATGAGCGGCATTGAACTGATCCGGGAAGCGAGGAAGATCTCACCCCATACCCAGTTGATTCTGATTACGGCTTTCGGCGATGTCCAAACCTATCTGGACGCTATGGGCGCCGGCGCATTTGAGTATATCAACAAACCAATCAAGATGAATGATTTGAAGGCTGTGATCCGAAAAGCCTCGGACGCTCTCTATCCTGGGCAGGGCAGTGTTTTTCAGGAAGGATCCACACCCTGA
- a CDS encoding JAB domain-containing protein, which produces MLQKRNFPIPEWPEEERPRERLSRFGPASLSDAQLIAILLRTGDSRRSAVGVAMDLLTRFRDLRELGRAGVNEIRRVPGIGMAKAAQVVAALELGRRIQAFPLKEGDPIRGSRDVYESCHPYMRDLRKEVFRVLLLNGKNRVIRTVTVSEGGLTSCPVHPREVFEPAIRESSAAVLLVHNHPSGDPSPSREDIEISRRLSEAGEMIGIPVLDHVVMGDGKYFSFVDQGLMESGRSGKGERC; this is translated from the coding sequence ATGTTGCAGAAAAGGAATTTTCCCATCCCCGAGTGGCCGGAGGAGGAACGTCCCCGGGAAAGACTTTCCCGGTTCGGCCCGGCATCCCTTTCCGATGCCCAATTGATTGCCATTCTCCTCCGAACGGGGGACAGCCGCCGAAGCGCCGTCGGAGTGGCCATGGACCTCTTGACCCGATTCCGGGATCTGAGGGAGTTGGGGCGGGCCGGTGTGAACGAGATTCGCCGGGTGCCCGGGATCGGAATGGCCAAGGCGGCACAGGTTGTGGCCGCGCTGGAACTCGGAAGGAGAATCCAGGCCTTCCCCCTGAAAGAGGGGGACCCGATTCGGGGGAGCCGGGATGTGTACGAGTCATGCCATCCCTACATGCGTGACCTTCGAAAGGAGGTCTTCCGTGTTCTGCTTTTGAATGGGAAGAACCGGGTGATCCGCACCGTGACTGTTTCGGAAGGGGGGCTGACCTCCTGTCCGGTGCATCCCCGCGAAGTCTTTGAGCCGGCGATCCGAGAATCTTCGGCTGCCGTACTTCTGGTACACAATCACCCCAGCGGGGATCCTTCTCCCAGCCGGGAAGATATTGAAATCAGCCGTCGACTGTCGGAGGCGGGTGAAATGATCGGGATCCCCGTCCTTGATCATGTCGTGATGGGGGATGGGAAATACTTCAGTTTTGTTGATCAGGGGCTGATGGAGTCCGGGCGAAGCGGGAAAGGAGAGCGGTGTTGA
- a CDS encoding acetoacetate decarboxylase family protein produces the protein MNRARPPWSLSGYCIMIFYLVPARRAEELVPSPLEVSEVVPGATLGGLYAALYQTGEVGPFSEFSAFPALVRYGKRRGFYAPFSMVESLDDLPGYRGAWGLRKECASFEWREDGGHYGLDVLCGTQKIVSIQLSSHRLTLPIRVSFPFFHVRSRGVVSYHADYAARVHLSSSSVDIPAESPLTEYGLKRKLMTTLWESTKILLHPPESEKNIVIQEGASEGIFRVGALPTDLGREPNSVENPPSVFAAQREKRRKPVVV, from the coding sequence ATGAATCGTGCAAGACCGCCGTGGAGCCTCAGCGGATACTGCATTATGATTTTCTATCTGGTGCCGGCCCGTCGAGCGGAGGAATTGGTTCCCTCTCCCCTTGAGGTCTCGGAAGTGGTTCCGGGGGCTACGCTGGGCGGCCTCTATGCCGCCCTCTATCAGACCGGAGAGGTCGGCCCGTTCAGCGAGTTCAGTGCCTTTCCGGCCCTTGTTCGATATGGAAAGAGGCGGGGGTTCTATGCCCCCTTTTCCATGGTGGAGTCCCTCGATGATCTTCCCGGATACCGGGGGGCCTGGGGCCTGCGCAAAGAGTGTGCTTCTTTTGAATGGCGGGAGGACGGTGGACACTATGGTCTGGATGTACTCTGCGGGACGCAGAAGATTGTTTCCATACAACTGAGTTCACATCGGTTGACACTTCCCATCCGGGTTTCCTTCCCCTTTTTCCATGTCCGCTCACGGGGGGTGGTCTCCTACCATGCCGACTATGCGGCCCGTGTTCATCTCTCCTCTTCATCGGTTGACATCCCTGCGGAGAGTCCTTTGACGGAATACGGACTGAAACGGAAATTGATGACGACCTTGTGGGAATCCACAAAAATTCTGTTGCATCCCCCGGAATCGGAAAAGAACATCGTGATCCAGGAAGGGGCTTCAGAGGGGATCTTTCGTGTCGGTGCTTTGCCGACCGACCTTGGGCGCGAGCCAAACTCCGTTGAGAACCCCCCATCGGTTTTTGCCGCACAACGGGAAAAACGGCGAAAACCGGTAGTGGTTTAG
- the acs gene encoding acetate--CoA ligase, whose protein sequence is MSDVTAARNRFPVPEAFASKAHVNAQQYEMMYEESIRNPDGFWGKVAERLDWFRKWDKVTDSDFVNAKIGFFTGGKLNVSYNCLDRHLKGPRKDKVALIWEGDDPSQTRKITYTELHREVCRFANVLKKRGIRKGDRVTIYLPMIPELAVAMLACARIGAIHSVIFGGFSPDAIRDRVIDCGAVMMITSDVGYRGTKVIPLKKNTDTAMARCDGIRTCIVVNRSGKHSAEMKEGRDLWWEEEIAAQDISDDCPPEEMDAEDPLFILYTSGSTGKPKGVMHTTGGYLVYTSYSHEIIFDLREEDIYWCTADIGWITGHSYIVYGPLANGATSIVFESVPNYPTWSRFWDVVDRYRVSIFYTAPTAIRAIIRQGEKHLENNKLTSLRLLGTVGEPINPEAWLWYHDKVGKGRCPIVDTWWQTETGGILITPLPGAMELKPGSANRPFFGVAPVILDQEGNELEGEASGLLAIKQPWPGMMRGVFGDQQRFFDTYFAAYPGYYLTGDGARRDADGDYWITGRVDDVINVSGHRIGTAEVESALVLHRVVAEAAVVGFPHDIKGQGIYAYVTLNDGEKPTEELKKELVQLVRKEIGPIATPDVIHWAPALPKTRSGKIMRRILRKIASLEIDQLGDTSTLADPNVLKTLIADRKAMAD, encoded by the coding sequence ATGAGTGATGTCACCGCTGCGAGAAACAGATTCCCGGTACCCGAGGCCTTTGCCTCAAAAGCTCACGTCAATGCTCAACAATACGAAATGATGTATGAAGAATCGATCCGGAATCCCGACGGTTTCTGGGGAAAGGTAGCGGAACGTCTCGACTGGTTCCGAAAATGGGACAAGGTCACCGACTCCGATTTCGTAAATGCAAAAATAGGTTTTTTTACCGGCGGCAAACTCAACGTCAGTTACAACTGCCTTGATCGTCACCTCAAGGGGCCCCGGAAAGACAAGGTCGCCCTGATCTGGGAAGGAGACGATCCGTCACAGACCCGTAAAATCACCTATACCGAACTGCACCGCGAGGTCTGCCGCTTCGCCAACGTCCTGAAAAAACGGGGCATCCGCAAGGGGGACCGCGTCACGATCTACCTTCCGATGATTCCGGAACTGGCCGTGGCAATGCTCGCCTGCGCCCGAATCGGTGCGATCCACAGCGTGATCTTCGGAGGCTTCAGCCCCGACGCCATCCGGGACCGTGTCATCGATTGCGGCGCCGTCATGATGATCACCTCCGATGTAGGATATCGCGGCACCAAGGTGATCCCGCTGAAGAAAAATACCGACACCGCCATGGCCCGGTGCGACGGGATCCGCACCTGCATCGTCGTCAACCGCTCCGGAAAACATTCCGCCGAGATGAAGGAAGGCCGGGACCTCTGGTGGGAAGAGGAAATCGCTGCACAGGACATCTCCGACGATTGCCCGCCGGAAGAGATGGACGCCGAAGATCCGCTCTTCATTCTCTACACCTCCGGATCCACGGGCAAGCCGAAAGGGGTCATGCATACCACCGGCGGCTATCTCGTCTATACCAGTTACAGCCATGAAATAATCTTCGACCTGAGGGAAGAAGACATCTACTGGTGTACCGCCGATATCGGCTGGATCACAGGGCACAGTTATATCGTCTACGGTCCGCTCGCCAACGGGGCAACCTCCATCGTCTTTGAAAGTGTGCCGAACTATCCAACCTGGAGCCGATTCTGGGATGTCGTCGACCGTTACCGGGTCTCGATCTTCTATACCGCTCCAACGGCCATCCGGGCCATTATCCGGCAGGGAGAAAAACATCTTGAGAACAACAAGCTGACCAGTCTCAGGCTGCTCGGTACGGTCGGAGAACCGATCAATCCGGAGGCATGGCTCTGGTACCACGACAAGGTCGGCAAAGGGAGATGCCCCATCGTCGACACCTGGTGGCAGACCGAAACCGGAGGGATTCTCATCACCCCCCTCCCCGGCGCAATGGAGCTGAAACCGGGATCGGCGAACCGTCCCTTCTTCGGCGTCGCACCTGTGATTCTCGATCAGGAAGGGAACGAATTAGAAGGGGAAGCAAGCGGTCTGCTCGCAATCAAACAGCCCTGGCCCGGAATGATGCGGGGGGTTTTCGGGGATCAGCAGCGTTTCTTTGACACCTATTTTGCCGCCTATCCCGGCTACTATCTGACCGGTGACGGTGCCCGAAGAGATGCCGATGGCGACTACTGGATCACCGGACGGGTGGACGATGTCATCAACGTCTCCGGTCATCGGATCGGCACTGCCGAGGTTGAATCGGCCCTGGTACTCCACCGGGTTGTCGCTGAAGCGGCCGTCGTCGGCTTTCCCCATGACATCAAGGGACAGGGGATCTATGCCTATGTGACGCTGAATGACGGTGAGAAACCGACGGAAGAATTGAAGAAGGAATTGGTGCAACTGGTCCGGAAGGAGATCGGCCCCATCGCCACACCCGATGTGATTCACTGGGCCCCGGCCCTTCCGAAGACAAGAAGCGGAAAAATCATGCGGCGCATCCTCAGGAAGATCGCAAGCCTCGAAATCGACCAGTTGGGCGATACCTCCACCCTGGCCGATCCGAACGTACTCAAGACCCTGATTGCAGACCGGAAGGCCATGGCGGACTGA
- a CDS encoding cytochrome-c peroxidase, which yields MKRILTVVLLLLLTCSVPGWGSDNLMKRAQTLFKPIPTTVPVLKKNPITPEKVKLGRILYFDPRLSSSALISCNTCHNLGMGGIDFQETSVGHGWRKGPRNAPTVFNAVFNIAQFWDGRAPDLKEQAKGPVQASVEMNSTPERVISVLKSMPEYVDLFQQAFPGKPGPVTFDNMARAIETFEATLLTPDSPFDQYLKGNSHALDIGEKEGLQLFIDRGCSGCHNGMNIGGSAYFPFGVVEKPDADLMAGDEGRLKVTGIKSDAHVFKVPSLRNVVLTPPYFHSGKVWSLKDAVRIMATAQLGLSLTDEEVGKIVRFLKATTGAQPRVEYPVLPAVTDKTPRPKID from the coding sequence ATGAAACGAATCTTGACCGTGGTCCTGCTTCTGCTGTTGACTTGTTCCGTTCCGGGATGGGGATCGGATAACCTGATGAAAAGGGCGCAAACCCTCTTCAAACCAATCCCGACCACCGTTCCGGTTTTGAAGAAAAATCCTATTACGCCGGAGAAGGTGAAGTTAGGCAGGATTCTCTATTTTGATCCCCGTCTCTCATCAAGTGCCCTGATCAGTTGCAACACCTGCCACAATCTCGGTATGGGCGGGATCGACTTTCAGGAGACCTCGGTCGGGCATGGTTGGCGGAAGGGGCCGAGAAATGCCCCGACGGTATTCAATGCTGTTTTTAATATCGCCCAGTTCTGGGACGGCCGGGCGCCGGACCTGAAAGAACAGGCCAAGGGGCCGGTGCAGGCATCGGTCGAGATGAACAGCACGCCTGAACGGGTGATCTCCGTTCTGAAAAGCATGCCGGAATACGTGGATCTCTTTCAGCAGGCCTTTCCCGGGAAGCCCGGCCCCGTGACCTTTGATAACATGGCCCGGGCCATTGAGACCTTTGAGGCGACCCTGCTGACCCCGGACTCCCCTTTTGACCAGTACCTGAAGGGTAATTCCCATGCCCTGGATATCGGGGAGAAAGAGGGATTGCAACTCTTCATCGACCGGGGGTGCAGCGGCTGCCACAACGGGATGAATATCGGCGGTTCCGCCTATTTTCCCTTCGGCGTGGTGGAAAAGCCTGATGCAGACCTCATGGCCGGCGACGAAGGTCGTCTCAAGGTGACCGGTATCAAGTCCGATGCCCATGTCTTCAAGGTTCCCTCCCTCCGAAATGTTGTCCTGACGCCGCCTTACTTCCATTCCGGAAAGGTCTGGAGTCTGAAGGACGCGGTCAGGATTATGGCAACGGCCCAGCTCGGCCTTTCCCTGACCGATGAGGAGGTGGGAAAAATCGTCCGGTTCCTCAAGGCCACCACCGGGGCCCAACCCCGGGTGGAGTATCCTGTCCTGCCTGCGGTGACGGACAAAACACCCAGGCCGAAGATCGATTGA